Proteins encoded together in one Proteobacteria bacterium CG1_02_64_396 window:
- a CDS encoding DNA protecting protein DprA, with protein sequence MAPPMLPLLAPAQGTSRRLAWIALSARGMAPATLAKGLAAEGGDPVRLLQAGSHPRLPLSSPGGDGWKLAAGSILMSCQKQGIEIITPEDGDWPESLRQLPDPPAALYVRGPLALLHRPKRVALVGSRRAGAVDLNGVRRLAEGLSRQGVTVVSGLAMGVDAAAHAGALGGSGGTIAVLASGVEAPTPRYNERLAQRMLDSGSLLCSEHPPGTRPQKIYFPWRNRLIAALSRGVVMAAVGEQSGALITARLALDLGREVMVVPGPPDAAHAGGHRLIRQGATLVTQVGEILEQQGWPLEDDPLAQPALPMASDPQILKVISILESGPAGMDRLALGSGLTLPELSTILAHLSLSGHIDLLPGDRYGLAAGPV encoded by the coding sequence ATGGCCCCCCCGATGCTGCCCCTTTTGGCGCCTGCCCAGGGCACCAGCCGCCGTTTGGCGTGGATCGCCCTGTCGGCGCGGGGGATGGCCCCCGCCACCTTAGCCAAGGGGTTGGCCGCCGAGGGGGGCGATCCGGTGCGGCTGTTGCAGGCTGGCAGCCATCCCCGCTTGCCCCTGAGTTCGCCTGGGGGGGACGGCTGGAAGCTGGCGGCGGGCAGCATTCTCATGTCCTGCCAAAAACAGGGGATCGAGATCATCACCCCCGAGGACGGCGACTGGCCCGAATCGCTGCGCCAACTGCCCGACCCCCCCGCCGCTTTATATGTACGTGGCCCCCTCGCTTTGCTGCACCGCCCCAAGCGGGTGGCGCTGGTCGGCTCGCGTCGGGCCGGGGCGGTCGATCTGAACGGAGTGCGCCGTCTGGCCGAGGGGCTCTCAAGGCAGGGGGTGACGGTGGTCAGCGGGTTGGCGATGGGGGTCGATGCCGCAGCCCATGCCGGCGCCCTTGGGGGCAGCGGCGGTACCATCGCGGTGCTCGCTTCGGGGGTTGAAGCCCCGACACCACGCTACAACGAACGACTCGCCCAACGCATGCTCGACAGCGGTTCCCTGCTGTGCTCGGAACACCCCCCCGGCACCCGTCCCCAGAAGATCTACTTCCCTTGGCGCAATCGATTGATCGCCGCCCTGAGCCGGGGGGTGGTGATGGCGGCGGTAGGGGAGCAATCGGGGGCTTTGATTACCGCTCGGCTCGCCCTCGATCTGGGACGAGAGGTGATGGTGGTGCCCGGTCCCCCCGACGCTGCCCATGCGGGGGGGCACCGTTTGATTCGCCAAGGGGCCACCCTTGTGACCCAGGTGGGGGAGATTCTCGAACAGCAGGGCTGGCCCCTGGAGGACGACCCTCTGGCCCAACCGGCGCTGCCCATGGCGAGCGATCCCCAGATCCTGAAGGTCATTTCGATCCTCGAAAGCGGCCCCGCCGGGATGGACCGTCTGGCCCTGGGCAGCGGTTTGACACTCCCGGAGCTTTCCACCATTCTCGCCCACCTTTCGTTGAGCGGTCATATCGATCTGCTTCCCGGGGACCGCTATGGACTTGCGGCGGGGCCGGTTTAG
- a CDS encoding proline--tRNA ligase has translation MQLSTLLVPTLKETPAQAELASHRLMLRAGLIRQVTSGLYTYLPLGLKALRRIEQVVREEMDGIGAQEVLMPMVQPAELWQSSGRWEQYGKELLRFKDRHDREMALGPTHEEVVTDLVASQVRSYKQLPLVLYQIQTKFRDEIRPRFGVMRAREFVMKDAYSFHATSEDVAATYRAMYDAYGRIFTRLGLRFRAVEADTGSIGGSASHEFQVLAEAGEDLLAVCDACDYAANVEQAVGRPRVVAPLAGEGVQKVPTPGKSSIEDVAAMLGVDPAQTVKALVLQGDDGKVRLVFVRGDHQLNEIKLGKATGVDDWIMVDGERVAELTGQPAGFIGPQGLKGGIEVWVDEAAAALPRFAAGAGEVDHHVRGLSWRDEGIAPHHVADLRQVAQNDGCPRCRGELNLVRGIEVGHVFHLGNKYSAAMGATFLDGSGEAQVMEMGCYGIGVSRLIAAVIEQHHDEDGIVWPVGVAPYRLHVVVLDGEDPEVAAAWASLEGQLQHAGIEPLVDDRDLRPGIKFKEADLLGMPYRWVLGKRGIGKGIVEVAHRDAKLKEEVKLEEAVTHLAALLAPQNEEP, from the coding sequence ATGCAGCTCTCGACCCTTCTGGTCCCCACCCTCAAAGAAACCCCTGCCCAGGCCGAATTGGCCAGCCACCGTTTGATGCTTCGCGCCGGTCTCATCCGCCAGGTCACCTCGGGGCTGTACACCTACCTCCCCCTGGGGCTCAAAGCGCTGCGGCGGATCGAGCAGGTGGTGCGCGAAGAAATGGACGGCATCGGCGCTCAAGAGGTGTTGATGCCGATGGTACAACCGGCGGAGCTGTGGCAAAGCTCGGGGCGTTGGGAACAGTACGGCAAGGAGCTGCTGCGTTTTAAAGACCGTCACGACCGGGAGATGGCACTCGGCCCCACCCACGAAGAGGTGGTGACCGATTTGGTCGCCTCGCAAGTACGTTCCTACAAGCAATTACCACTGGTGCTGTATCAAATTCAAACCAAGTTTCGCGACGAAATCCGTCCCCGCTTCGGGGTGATGCGGGCCCGCGAGTTCGTGATGAAGGACGCTTACTCCTTCCACGCCACCTCTGAGGATGTCGCCGCCACCTACCGAGCGATGTACGACGCCTACGGCCGCATCTTTACCCGGTTGGGGCTGCGCTTTCGGGCGGTGGAGGCCGACACCGGCTCCATCGGCGGCAGCGCCTCCCATGAATTCCAGGTCTTGGCCGAGGCGGGGGAGGATCTTCTTGCGGTCTGCGACGCCTGCGATTACGCCGCCAACGTGGAGCAGGCGGTGGGTCGTCCCCGGGTTGTCGCGCCTTTGGCGGGGGAGGGGGTGCAAAAGGTGCCGACCCCCGGCAAAAGCTCGATTGAGGATGTGGCGGCGATGCTCGGGGTCGATCCGGCCCAGACGGTGAAGGCGCTGGTGTTGCAAGGGGACGACGGCAAGGTGCGGCTGGTTTTCGTGCGCGGCGATCATCAGCTCAACGAGATCAAGCTGGGCAAGGCGACCGGGGTCGACGATTGGATCATGGTCGACGGGGAGCGGGTGGCTGAGCTGACCGGCCAGCCGGCCGGTTTTATCGGCCCCCAAGGTTTGAAGGGGGGGATCGAGGTCTGGGTCGACGAGGCGGCCGCCGCCCTGCCCCGGTTCGCCGCCGGGGCGGGGGAGGTCGACCACCACGTCCGCGGTCTGAGCTGGCGGGACGAGGGGATTGCCCCCCACCACGTGGCCGATCTGCGTCAGGTGGCCCAAAATGACGGTTGTCCCCGGTGTCGTGGCGAGCTCAATCTGGTGCGCGGCATCGAGGTGGGGCATGTCTTCCATCTGGGCAACAAATACAGTGCCGCCATGGGGGCGACCTTCCTCGACGGCTCGGGCGAGGCCCAGGTGATGGAGATGGGCTGCTACGGCATTGGGGTCTCCCGCTTGATCGCCGCTGTGATCGAGCAACACCACGACGAAGACGGCATCGTCTGGCCGGTGGGGGTCGCCCCCTACCGGTTGCATGTGGTTGTTCTGGATGGGGAGGACCCCGAGGTCGCCGCCGCCTGGGCCAGCCTTGAGGGGCAGTTGCAACACGCTGGGATCGAGCCCTTGGTCGACGACCGCGACCTGCGTCCGGGGATCAAATTCAAAGAGGCCGATCTGCTCGGGATGCCCTACCGTTGGGTTCTGGGCAAACGGGGGATCGGCAAGGGGATTGTCGAGGTGGCCCATCGTGACGCCAAGTTGAAGGAAGAGGTCAAGTTGGAGGAGGCGGTGACCCACCTTGCCGCGCTGCTGGCACCCCAAAACGAAGAACCATAA
- a CDS encoding 2-amino-4-hydroxy-6-hydroxymethyldihydropteridine diphosphokinase, with translation MFEPIPRIAYVALGSNVDPQRHVPLALATLRRLWPDLEVAPMFVTASLGPDNQPDGKPDFWNTVLRFTTAWNPTTVRAALRRIEHLVGRRRDGERYAPRSLDLDLLLLGDLIDSGLPHRDLQRYPFVRWPLALLDPERQPPYAMVPIRTQSLRLGDPLHLPEPLAL, from the coding sequence TTGTTCGAACCCATCCCCCGTATCGCCTACGTCGCCCTGGGCAGCAATGTCGACCCGCAGCGCCACGTCCCCTTGGCTTTGGCCACTCTGCGCCGTCTTTGGCCCGATCTTGAAGTCGCCCCTATGTTCGTCACCGCCTCCCTGGGGCCCGACAACCAACCCGACGGCAAACCCGACTTCTGGAACACGGTGCTGCGCTTCACCACCGCGTGGAATCCCACGACCGTTCGGGCGGCGCTACGGCGGATCGAGCATCTGGTGGGACGTCGCCGCGACGGGGAGCGCTACGCCCCGCGCAGCCTCGATCTTGACCTGCTGCTGCTCGGCGACCTGATCGACTCGGGACTGCCCCACCGCGACTTGCAGCGTTACCCCTTCGTGCGCTGGCCATTGGCTCTGCTCGATCCCGAGCGCCAGCCCCCCTACGCCATGGTCCCCATCCGCACCCAATCGCTGCGCCTCGGTGATCCTCTGCATCTTCCCGAGCCTCTTGCCCTTTGA
- a CDS encoding dihydroneopterin aldolase: MPRDIVLIEGLVVDTVIGIYDWEREIRQHVRIDLEMAWDNRPAGASDDIVDALDYKKVSKRIIALVREAEFFLVEKLAEEIAATVLSEFNVAWLQLKLSKPGAVRGAENVGVRIQRSRAEG; the protein is encoded by the coding sequence ATGCCCCGCGACATCGTGTTAATCGAAGGATTGGTGGTCGATACCGTCATCGGCATCTACGACTGGGAGCGAGAGATCCGCCAACACGTCCGCATCGATTTAGAGATGGCCTGGGACAATCGCCCCGCCGGCGCCTCCGACGACATCGTCGACGCCCTGGACTACAAGAAGGTCTCCAAGCGGATCATCGCCCTGGTGCGGGAGGCCGAGTTCTTCCTGGTCGAAAAGCTGGCCGAGGAGATCGCCGCCACCGTCTTGAGCGAATTCAACGTCGCGTGGCTGCAACTCAAGCTCTCCAAGCCGGGGGCGGTGCGTGGTGCCGAGAACGTCGGGGTGCGGATCCAGCGCAGCCGAGCGGAGGGTTGA